One stretch of Paraburkholderia fungorum DNA includes these proteins:
- the hemH gene encoding ferrochelatase, which translates to MRFDLERPSQNATSHRVAVLLINLGTPDAPTPRAVRRYLAQFLSDPRVVEIPALLWQIILRMLILPFRSRSSAKKYAAVWMPEGSPLRVYTEKQVEGLRHLLHLNDYTVLVDYAMRYGTPGIPAMLNQLKLAGVERVLLMPMYPQYSSSTTATAFDDAFSAMKRMRNQPEVRTVRQYADHPAYIAALAAQVHQYWHQHGRPDFAAGDKLVLSFHGVPKRTLDLGDPYHEQCQQTGALLMQALELTPVECRITFQSRFGKAEWLQPYTAPTLKELGAAGVRRADVFCPGFTADCLETIEEIGMEVRDEFLHAGGKEFHRIACVNASQPWIAALGEIVAQNLQGWPVQTVPVPHTSGSGAS; encoded by the coding sequence ATGCGCTTCGACCTCGAGCGGCCCTCACAGAACGCCACGTCACATCGTGTCGCCGTGCTGCTGATCAATCTCGGCACGCCCGACGCGCCGACGCCGCGCGCGGTCCGACGCTATCTCGCGCAGTTCCTGTCTGATCCAAGGGTGGTCGAGATCCCCGCGCTGCTCTGGCAGATCATCCTCCGGATGCTGATTTTGCCGTTCCGCAGCCGCAGCTCGGCGAAGAAATACGCGGCAGTCTGGATGCCGGAAGGCTCGCCGCTGCGTGTCTACACGGAAAAGCAGGTGGAGGGTTTGCGCCACCTGCTGCACTTGAACGACTACACCGTGCTGGTCGACTACGCGATGCGCTACGGCACACCGGGCATCCCCGCAATGCTGAACCAGTTGAAGCTGGCGGGCGTCGAGCGCGTGCTGCTGATGCCGATGTATCCGCAATATTCATCGTCGACCACGGCCACGGCTTTCGACGACGCCTTCTCGGCGATGAAGCGCATGCGCAATCAGCCGGAAGTCCGCACGGTGCGCCAGTACGCCGATCATCCCGCGTACATTGCCGCGTTGGCTGCGCAGGTGCATCAATATTGGCATCAGCATGGCCGGCCCGACTTTGCGGCAGGCGACAAGCTGGTGCTGAGTTTTCACGGCGTGCCCAAGCGCACGCTCGATCTGGGCGACCCCTACCATGAACAATGTCAGCAGACTGGCGCGTTGCTGATGCAGGCGCTCGAACTGACGCCGGTGGAATGCCGTATCACCTTCCAGTCGCGTTTCGGCAAAGCCGAATGGCTGCAGCCGTACACGGCGCCTACGCTTAAGGAGTTGGGCGCGGCAGGTGTGCGACGCGCCGACGTTTTTTGCCCGGGTTTCACCGCCGACTGTCTTGAAACGATTGAAGAAATCGGCATGGAAGTGCGCGACGAGTTTCTGCACGCGGGCGGCAAGGAGTTTCACCGGATTGCCTGCGTGAACGCATCACAGCCGTGGATCGCCGCGCTTGGTGAAATCGTCGCGCAGAATCTGCAGGGCTGGCCGGTGCAGACGGTGCCTGTGCCGCACACCAGCGGCAGTGGAGCAAGCTGA
- the hrcA gene encoding heat-inducible transcriptional repressor HrcA, whose product MLDPRAQTLLKTLIERYIAEGQPVGSRTLSRYSGLELSPATIRNVMSDLEDLGLVISPHTSAGRIPTPRGYRLFVDTMLTVESAADEEAVMRTVKTTLQAGEPQKIVAAAASVLSNLSQFAGVVLTPRRSHVFKQIEFMRLSDKRILLIIVTPEGDVQNRIMATQRDFSPSQLVEASNYINAHFAGLSFDDVRRRLREEIDELRGDMTTLMHAAVTASTDEADTGETVLISGERNLLEVADLSSDMARLRKLFDVFDQKTSLLQLLDVSSHAAGVQIFIGGESNLVPIEEMSVVTAPYEVNGKIVGTLGVIGPTRMAYNRVIPIVDITARLLSLTLSQQ is encoded by the coding sequence ATGCTAGATCCTCGCGCACAAACCCTCCTAAAAACGCTGATTGAGCGCTACATCGCCGAAGGTCAGCCGGTCGGCTCGCGCACGTTGTCACGTTATTCGGGCCTCGAACTGAGCCCGGCCACGATCCGCAACGTGATGTCCGATCTCGAGGACCTGGGGCTCGTGATCAGCCCGCACACTTCCGCAGGCCGCATTCCCACGCCGCGTGGCTATCGTCTCTTTGTCGACACCATGCTGACGGTCGAATCCGCGGCCGACGAAGAAGCCGTGATGCGCACCGTCAAAACCACGCTGCAGGCTGGCGAGCCGCAAAAGATTGTCGCGGCGGCGGCCAGCGTGCTGTCCAACCTGTCCCAGTTCGCCGGCGTGGTGCTGACGCCTCGCCGCAGCCACGTGTTCAAGCAGATCGAATTCATGCGTTTGTCCGACAAACGCATTCTGTTGATCATCGTGACGCCCGAGGGCGACGTGCAGAACCGCATTATGGCCACCCAGCGCGACTTTTCGCCGTCGCAACTGGTCGAGGCCTCCAATTACATCAACGCACATTTCGCGGGCCTGTCGTTCGACGATGTGCGCCGCCGTCTGCGTGAAGAAATCGACGAGCTGCGCGGCGACATGACCACGCTGATGCACGCCGCCGTCACCGCGAGCACCGACGAGGCCGACACCGGCGAGACCGTGCTGATTTCCGGCGAGCGCAATCTGCTCGAAGTCGCCGATCTTTCGTCTGACATGGCGCGACTGCGCAAGCTGTTCGATGTGTTCGATCAAAAAACCAGTCTCCTTCAGTTACTCGACGTGTCGAGTCACGCGGCGGGCGTGCAGATTTTCATCGGCGGCGAGTCGAATCTCGTGCCGATCGAAGAAATGAGCGTGGTCACCGCGCCGTACGAAGTGAACGGCAAGATCGTCGGCACGCTCGGCGTGATCGGGCCGACTCGCATGGCCTACAACCGCGTGATTCCGATTGTCGACATCACCGCGCGGTTGCTCTCGCTGACGCTCAGCCAGCAGTAA
- a CDS encoding RNA-binding S4 domain-containing protein encodes MNYQISTEAGAKLRIDKWLWAARFFKTRSLAADAVDKGHVRIGGASVKPAKDVRVGDLVEIEIERIVWQVEVLGVCDVRGPASVAQTLYAETEESKVKRQVEQERRKTYREPAAALHGRPTKRDRRTIDRFSGGD; translated from the coding sequence ATGAACTACCAGATATCTACGGAAGCGGGCGCGAAGCTACGCATAGACAAATGGCTTTGGGCTGCGCGCTTTTTCAAGACTCGTTCGCTCGCGGCGGACGCGGTCGACAAAGGTCATGTGCGGATCGGCGGCGCCAGCGTCAAACCGGCGAAGGACGTGCGGGTCGGCGACCTGGTCGAGATCGAAATCGAGCGGATTGTGTGGCAGGTGGAAGTGCTGGGAGTGTGCGATGTGCGTGGTCCTGCTAGCGTCGCGCAAACGCTTTACGCTGAGACCGAAGAGAGCAAGGTAAAACGGCAGGTGGAGCAGGAGCGGCGCAAGACGTATCGCGAACCGGCCGCCGCTTTGCACGGCCGGCCGACCAAGCGCGACCGGCGCACTATCGACAGATTTTCTGGTGGGGATTGA
- the grpE gene encoding nucleotide exchange factor GrpE has protein sequence MENTQENPTSPNPTPADETTRQAAEAAASQQDAAANAGEPAPESAEQIALAEAQAKIAELQESFLRAKAETENVRRRAQEDVAKAHKFAIESFAEHLLPVVDSLEAAVAHSSDDLQKVREGVELTLRQLSGALEKGRVVALNPVGEKFDPHRHQAISMVPADQEPNTVVAVLQKGFVIADRVLRPALVTVAAPK, from the coding sequence ATGGAAAACACGCAAGAGAACCCGACGAGCCCGAATCCCACGCCCGCCGACGAAACCACGCGCCAGGCCGCGGAGGCTGCGGCATCCCAGCAGGACGCGGCTGCTAACGCCGGTGAGCCGGCGCCGGAAAGCGCTGAGCAGATCGCGCTGGCCGAAGCTCAGGCGAAGATCGCCGAATTGCAGGAAAGCTTCCTGCGCGCGAAGGCGGAGACCGAAAACGTGCGCCGCCGTGCTCAGGAAGACGTCGCCAAGGCCCATAAATTCGCGATCGAGAGTTTCGCCGAGCATCTGCTGCCGGTGGTCGACAGCCTCGAAGCCGCGGTCGCTCACTCGTCCGACGATCTGCAGAAAGTGCGCGAAGGCGTCGAACTTACGCTGCGCCAATTGAGCGGCGCGCTGGAAAAGGGCCGCGTCGTCGCCCTGAATCCGGTCGGCGAGAAGTTCGACCCGCATCGCCACCAGGCTATTTCGATGGTGCCGGCCGATCAGGAGCCGAACACTGTCGTGGCCGTGCTGCAAAAAGGCTTTGTGATTGCCGACCGCGTGCTGCGTCCGGCACTCGTCACCGTCGCGGCGCCGAAGTAA
- a CDS encoding thioredoxin family protein, which yields MANIPVDATAFAAFDMQELSADSFDAALAGAGDDLAVVFFWGLDCFNCEIAKKAMLAQPDAIRALGLRWFHSNVYEHRELGRRFMLHGVPTWFFFYRGKRLGRATGWHGLGQFQAAVAAAREKIQGIDAAGSIHADSADSGKSSTD from the coding sequence ATGGCCAATATTCCCGTCGACGCCACCGCGTTCGCCGCCTTCGACATGCAGGAACTCAGTGCCGACTCGTTCGACGCTGCCCTTGCAGGAGCCGGGGATGATCTGGCCGTGGTGTTTTTCTGGGGTCTCGACTGCTTCAATTGCGAGATCGCCAAGAAAGCCATGCTGGCACAACCGGACGCGATTCGTGCGCTCGGCCTCAGGTGGTTTCACAGCAATGTCTACGAGCACCGCGAACTGGGCCGGCGCTTCATGCTTCACGGCGTCCCCACGTGGTTCTTCTTTTATCGCGGCAAGCGGCTTGGCCGGGCAACCGGCTGGCACGGTCTTGGGCAGTTTCAGGCAGCGGTAGCGGCCGCGCGGGAAAAGATTCAGGGCATCGACGCCGCAGGCAGCATCCATGCCGATAGCGCGGATTCGGGCAAAAGTTCGACCGATTGA